The genomic DNA CGCAGGGCGCGGAAGTCGTCCAGGCGGGGGTACATCGCGGGGAGCAGTTCCGGGCGCAGCCGGGAGTCCTTGGCGAGGTAGACCCGGCCGCCCGCGTCCGCGACCTCCTCGTCCAGCTCGTCCAGGAAGGCCCCGAGCCCGGGCAGACCCGCCGGGATGTCCAGGGCGAGCGTCCAGCCCGGCACGGGGAAGGAGAGCCAGCCCGGGTCGGCCGCGCCGAAGCGTTTGAGGACGGCCAGGAAGGAGGGGCAGCGGCGGGCGGAGATGCGCCGCACGATCCGGCGCAGCGCCTCCTCCCGGCCGTGCCCGACGACGAACTGGTACTGCACGAAGCCCCCGCGGCCGTAGACCCGGTTCCAGTGCGGGACGCCGTCCAGCGGGTGGAAGAAGGCGGAGATCCGCTGGAGGCGCCCCCGGCTCTCCCTGGGGGCCTTGCGGTACCAGACCTCGTTGAACAGGCCGACCGTCGTACGGCTGAGCAGTCCGCCCGGCAGGAAGTCGGGGGTCGCGGGCAGGCGCGAGGTGCGGAAGGCCAGCGGCGCGCGCCGGGCGCGGGAGCGGGCGGGCAGCGCGTCCAGCGGGGCGTGGTCGCCGCGGGTGAGCACCGCGCGGCCGGTCGCCCGGCCGCGCGCGAGGAGGTCGATCCAGGCGACCGAGTAGCGGTAGCGGTGGTCGGTGGCGGTCAGCCGGGCCATCAGGTCGTCCAGGTCGCCGGCCCGCTCGGTGTCGACCGACATCAGCGCCGTCTCGACCGGCTGGAGCCGCAGCGTCGCGGTGAGGATCACCCCGGTCAGCCCCATGCCGCCCGCCGTCGCGTC from Streptomyces sp. CB09001 includes the following:
- a CDS encoding FAD-binding oxidoreductase, with the protein product MSADTVPDADWGTVTGWGRTAPTGALVVRPRTYEEAAVAVRDCGVRGGIARGLGRAYGDAAQNAGGAVLDMTALDRVHAVDVAGGTVLCDAGVSLHRLMEVLLPLGWFVPVTPGTRYVTVGGAIGADIHGKNHHVSGSFTRHVLSLELLTADGRVRTVAPGTPLFDATAGGMGLTGVILTATLRLQPVETALMSVDTERAGDLDDLMARLTATDHRYRYSVAWIDLLARGRATGRAVLTRGDHAPLDALPARSRARRAPLAFRTSRLPATPDFLPGGLLSRTTVGLFNEVWYRKAPRESRGRLQRISAFFHPLDGVPHWNRVYGRGGFVQYQFVVGHGREEALRRIVRRISARRCPSFLAVLKRFGAADPGWLSFPVPGWTLALDIPAGLPGLGAFLDELDEEVADAGGRVYLAKDSRLRPELLPAMYPRLDDFRALRAELDPRGVFVSDLSRRLAL